CCGAAGCAAAAAATCAGGTATCAATAATCACCGAAGCGATGGGATTTGCACCAATTGATATAGGCAACTTCAAAGAAGCTGGAAAGCTCCAGGATGTTGGCGGCGCGCTTTCAGGTGTTGAACTAATCAAGGTTAAATAAGTTTGCCCAAATGGATATCCAAATTAAGGATGAGCTCACTGGAAAGTTGTCAACAAAACAGCCTGATTGCAAATACAGGTTAAATCAAAGCGATAGATAAATCAGCATTAAAGAGAGGAATCGCAAAATTGATCTCATTTTTATCTTCTTTCCTTGCAACTCCTGACCCTGATGCCCGGTATGAGAAAAATGAGAGACTCAATAAGTCTGAGGAAAAAACATTTTCCTCGATGGCAACATATGGTTATATCGTTTAACCATTTATGTCTGCCTAATAATTTCTTGTTAAAAATTAATTAAAATAAAAAAATCTAAATTATGGATGCCCAGTTTTTGAAGACATTTCAAGAAAACCACGTTGCTGCCTGGAATGAAAGAAACCGTGAAAAAAGAGACAAGTTATTGAAGACAATCTATGCAGAAGATATCAAAATGTACGATCCGAATTCCATCATACAAAGCTTGGCGGAAGTCTCGGATTTTATTGGGATGCTTCAAGTTCAGGATCCTGACTTTTACTTCAGCGTGGCCAAAACAATTGACTCCACTCAGAACGGAGCTCGTTTGTACGGAAATATCGGAACCAAGGAAAAACCGGACATAATGAATAGCATGGACTTTTTTTTGATTGAAAATGATAAAGCCACACATCTGTACGTATTTATGGAGCCCGCCTCATAAAACTTTACCAGTTCTTTCGTATAGGTATCTTGCAGCAATTGTAAGGGGCTCACCATTTGACATGGATCAAAGTCATTGTCAGCGTCGCAGATGGTAAACACGGTCATTTGTTTTATATGGAGGTTAAATCAAAAAAGCCTAACTGGTCATCCTTGGTTTTCCAGTTCCAGAAAGTCAGCTTTAACATAAGCTGGATATAGGCATTATACTGCCTTTCCCGGATATCGTATGTTATCTGAAATAAAAGTTAGCATAGTTGATCACAAGGAGAATTCTAAAGGATTGACCAGTGCATTCGGGCAGATCCTCTACCCATTTATTTTTACTCTTGTTTATTTTTACTCTTGTGTTAAACTGCTCCGGATAACCATTTAGAATAGTCAATTGTAAAATAAATGATATGCCCCGGTTTCTGATTTGGAGTGCCCAACGATTTCAGATTCCGGCCGTTTTCTTTTATATTTGGCTCATACTTTATAGGCTATGCTGCATATTACCGGGATTGTCATTTCAATATTTCTTTCCATAATACTCTTTACAAAACGAGGTAAATCTAGAGCGGATCTGACACTGGCTTTTTGGCTCCTTTTGATGGCTGCTCACCTATTTTGCTATTATTTACTTGCATCAGATAAATTTCTAGAATTTCCGTACTTTTTGGGCCTTGAGATTGCCATGCCACTGCTCCATGGGCCATTTTTATTTTTCTATACCACTTTGTTAACCGGGAAGACGATCAGGAGATTATCCTGGTATTTTCATTTTCTTCCTTCTATCTTAATATATCTTGCTTTGTCAAAGTTCTTTCTGTTATCAGCCGCCGAAAAGATATTTATTTATGAAAACAATGGCATTGGTTATCTGGGCCTATTAAAAATTATACATTTTGCGATTTTACCTTCTGGTATCGCCTATATCATCATGTCGCTTCATCTGATAGAAAAATATAGCCAAAATATTTCAAACCTAGTTTCTCATCCGGAAAAGATTAATCTGAACTGGTTAAGAAATCTTATAATGGGTATGTGCATAATCTGGTTATCTATACTCTTAGGCAATGACATCTCCACTTTTACATTAGTAGATCTGTTTATTTTGTTTATTGGCTATTTTGGCATCAAACAACTTGGCTTGTTTACCAACAAGGTTATTGCTTTGCCGAATGGTAATTTGGAGATGGAACTGGTAGGTGCTATTAGAGATGAACCTTTGAGGGTAAAATACCAGAAATCGACAATAGGTGACCTGCTTTTGTCAGAAATACACTTGCAGGTCAGACAGTTAATGCAACAAGAAAAGCTATTTAAGGATCCTGAACTGAGCTTAAATAAACTTGCGCATCAACTGAACATCCATCCAAATGCTTTGTCTCAGGTGATCAACACAGTAGAAAATAAAAATTTCTACGATTATATCAATGAACTTAGAATTGAAGAATTTAAGGGAATTTTGATGCGGCCAGAAAATCACAGGTTCACATTGTTAGCCCTGGCCTATGAAGTCGGCTTTAATTCGAAAACTTCCTTTAATAGAAATTTTAAAAAGAAGATAGGATTATCTCCAACAGCCTATTTAAAACAGCAGAAAATACAACTCCAAGCCACAATATAGACCAAAATAGGTTCCACCTTTCAAAGTGAAACTATTTTCAGCCCTTTACTGAGCATTTTTGTTGAAACAATTTGGGTTATGCTCTAACCGCAACGCCCGTTACTTTAACTAAGTGCTGACATGAAAAAAAAGATTTTCTGGATTTTATTTGGCTTCTTTTCTATTACCATTGGGCTGTATCCACTCAAATATTTCTTAACAGATAAAACGATAGGAATACTGAATGCGAAACCAAACTGGCTTTTGACCAATGGAGCCTGGTGTATTTCTTTTTACACACATATTGCGTTGGGAGGCATTTCGTTGCTAGTGGGCTGGCTTCAATTCAGCCCGAGGCTTAGGTCCACAAATGTCAAAGTACACAGGCATATCGGCCAAATTTATGTTCTTTCGGCTTTATTGAGTTCCTTCTCGGGTTTTTATATTGCACTGTATGCAGATGGGGGTTTCTGGGCATCGCTTGGATTTAGCATCTTAGGTATAATCTGGTTTTGTACCACCTTAATGGCTTACATAACCATCAAGAACCAAAGGATCGTACTACATCAAGTATTAATGATATATAGTTATGCGGCCTGTTTTGCGGCTGTTACACTAAGAATCTGGCTACCTGTTTTGATTTTGATTATAGGTAACTATGGCAGGGCCTATATTGCAGTAGCTTGGCTGTGCTGGATACCAAATATGCTTGTTGCGCATTGGATCACGAAGAAATCAGTTCAAAAAAGTAGATAAAGGTTTTTAGGGACATTATCCCAGTTCTTAACCGCGGGACGGCGGCAGGTAGTTGACTTGCAGTTTTGGTGGATCTTTCGCCTGTTAATCATCGACGACTTTAGCGATACACTACTGCTGTTTTTTTAACCTAATGGGTCCCAAGTCATCCTACGGAGCGGCCAAAGAGTAAAGTAAATATGCGTCATGCTAATGCCCGATCCGGTTTGGTCGTGCATCAGCCCAAACATTCTTGATATTGAGTCGGACACTACTCCAAGCAACAATTTTTCTTTGTTATAAGTACGTTATATTGGATTAAGTAAGGTGTTCTAACCTCACCATCAGCATATGTAAGACTTTTCTTGCCGCCCTTTAAAAGCAACGCTTCTGCTTTTCATAAACAACAGGTGCAGAAGTCAGGTGAAGCCGGTTCAGGCTACATGGCCGGCTTAGAGATATTTTTTCAGAAAAGTGCTTTACCGACCCCTCAGTATTATAAATGTAGCTTTAATTTGGCCGAAACAGCACTTCCAACCCTCACTTTGTTGTGCTCTTCCGCTGAAAAAATTATTGATTCAGAAGCCGGCCAATTTTTTATTTTCATTTTCTTGTAACCTTTCTGCGTTTCGAAAGTTTCCACAATAACAACATACCAATCTTGTTAGTCATGGAAAAAATGTGTTCTATTTTATTTTCGCCCATCGGTGGAGCCAGTCACTTAATAGCCCAGGCAATCACGTCTTTAAAAATTGAGTTACTGACTGCAGCTGTGCAAAAATCATTTCGTCTGTCTGACACTGTCATCAGAAAGGATGGTAGGCTTTCCATTCAAAAGTATATAACGTTCAGTTACTGGGCCCAACAGACAACAACGTAAATGAGTCTACCTTATTTAGGCAGAAACCATCCAATACGAAACGCCGCTCAGACAAGCCTTTCTGGGACAGTAAGTCACCGATTTTATTTGGCGATTCAAGCTGTACAACCCCACGTTATGGAAAGGTTCAACTAAAAGTGACCAACTTTCATACGGGGGAGCTTTAGCACTTGCCGCGGTGGCTATGCTGGTTTACGCTGATAACACCGGTTTTTCTTAAAGGGACGTCATCCAAACCTGCGGCACTAAAAAACAGCATCCTTTTTTCGGACCAGATTTATATACGCCAGCCTGCAGGATAAGTTGTATCCAGGGTATCCACTACGCGTCAGCAGAATTTATCAAGGCGGGAACAAGAAGCCATTACATATCATCAATAAGTGTAGCATCACTTAGACGTATATAGATTCAGTTCATCATAATGAATTATTAAAAAAGATATGAGATTATTTGTATTAATTTCCATTTGGTATCTATTTACCAATAGTGGCGGGTTTGTTTCTGCTCAATCATCAAAAGTTAGGGGTAAGATTGTTGAAAATACCAAAGAAGCCGGGCTAGGCTTTGCTTCTGTTTCATTAGTTAGATTGCCCGATTCACTTACAGTCAGTACACAATTCACCAATGGAGAAGGCGGATATGCGTTTGAGGACGTAAAACCAGGAAGCTACCTGATTACTGCTTCCTTTATAGGCTATGAAAAAGGTAAATCAGCTTCTTTTGAAATATCTGCAACAGATTTAACTGTCCGTACCTTGATGCTCATTACCAGTACAAATACCCTTAGCGAGTTTACCGTAAAAGGCAATAAGCCTTTGCTCGAAAAAAAAATAGATCGCATGGTTTTTAACCTATCCAATTCACTTGCAGCAAAAGGAACAGATCTGATTCAGGCGCTGGCCTGGCTACCTATGTTGAAAGTGCAGGAAAGTGAAATTTCTATTATTGGCAAAGGGGGTGTTTCGGTAATGATTAACGAGCGGATAGTGCAGCTTCGAGGCAATGAGCTCGTCAACTATCTTAAAACACTAAGATCTGATGATATAGAAAAAATTGAAATTATAACCACGCCGCCGGCAAAATATGAGGCCCAGGGGACTGGCGGCCTGATTAACATTGTTCTAAAGAAAAACCAGTCCCTAGGCTGGCGAGGCTCACTGGGAACGTCATATTCTCAGAACAACTATCCATCATACGCTAACAATCTGGCCCTTTTTTTTCGGTCAAAAAAACTTAGAAGTTCTTTGACGTTTAACCAATCAAAATACCGCTACATTATCAAAGAATCTTTCAACATAACCGGGCGCCCCAGCGAAATTATCAGCGATGAGAAACGTATAGGAAATTCACCCGGCTTGCAAACAGGCATAAGTATCGATTATGAGTTAAACAAACACAACAACATCGGGCTCATCTATAATATTTCAGACAATAAATCGAATACTACCTTTGGTAACAGCTATAGCTTTATTACTGATAGTATTATTGACTCGGTTTTAAACACTACGGGAAAATTTTCCAGGCCACTATTTGCACAAACATTAAATATATACCATGATTTAAAGCTTGATTCCGCTGGAAAGAAATTGAGTAGCTCCGTTAACTTTTTTATGAACAAACCTGAAATGAGAAATGATTTTATTTCTGAATCTGAAAATACCTATGTTTCGGTTCAAAATAATAATTTATCAAAATACAATATCTGGTCTGTACAATCAGATTTAACTTTACCTTATAACTGGGCTAAAATAGAAACAGGTATCAAACTAGCTAATTTTAATAACAATGCTAATGTGGAATACTACAATTATACCGGTGAAGGCTTCTTCTTGGATAAAACACGTAGCAATGAATTTAACTATACAGAAAGCAACCTGGCCTCCTATTTCAGCATGGAATCTGAATTATCAGAAAGGTGGTCAGCCAAGGCAGGTTTGCGTTATGAGTATACTTTGATGGACGGTTATTCGCCTACCTTAGACCAGCGTAACAGACGTAATTATGGTGCCTTGTTTCCAACCGCCTATATCGTTTACAAAGCTGGCAAGAATCATGTCTTTTCGTTAAATTACTCCAGGCGGATTAACCGGCCGAGCCTGAATTCCTTAAATCCATTCGCTTATTATACAAATATTTATACCTATTCCACCGGAAATCCATTGCTCTTGCCATCTTACAGTAACAATGTCGAAGTGAACTACCTGTATAAAGGCATGTTTTCTTTTACTGTATTTACACAACATACCAGCGATATCATTTCAAATCTCACAACGGTTAATGGCCCGTCATTGGTTACCAGCAGAGGGAATTTTTTAACTCAGGATAACCTGGGCGCTTATCTGTCCTTTAATCGGTCATTATCTAAATGGTGGGAAAATAGCGTCTACGTCTCTTTTCTCTATGCATCGCCAAAATCCAAAATAGCAGCCATCAGGACACCAAGCGGAACTTCTGCCTCATTCAGTATCAATAATAGTTTTAATGCAACCACCCTGTTAAGTTTTTATCTGAATTACAATCAAAACCTTCCATCAACCGATAGAAATGTTTACACATACACGCAACGCAGTTTTAGAATGGGGGCCCGAATAAAGTTGCTTGATAACAATTTGATTATCAGCCCGGCTTATTTTCTTGGTACGGTAAGCAAATATGATTTTCATTACAGTGAATTTGTGCAAACCACAAAAACAGATTATAATTATAATACTTTTACGCTTAGCCTGTCGTATTCATTCGGTAGATCGAAGGTTTCCGGAAACAATAAGGACATCCGTTTTGATGAGAAAAGACGGGCTCAATAGTCAATAATTTCAGAATATTACAAATATTATTTTGCAAGTTGATGACTCTTCAGGAATAGGGTATAAAACGCAACTTTTTAAGTAACCATCAAAAGTGCCACTTTATATTTCGCTGAGTTCCTGTTTTCTTTATGGAGGGTAAGGGCTTTGTTTTTGCCTGCAACGTTTACTTTAAGTGTAGTAGTCCCACAGTTCGCTACACAGAATTTATAGTATAGCTCATACTGACTGGCAGGTTTATTTTTTATTTGCCAAGACATAGTGTGAGGAATTCTTTTTAACCAACTCCCAGTCGGCCTGTAAAGTAATTTTCCATCCTTTGCCTTCAATCACCTGTCCGTTAACGCTTATGCCCTGACCGGCAGGTAACGAAATTAGGCTCCAGTCCTTCATCAAAACCCCGCCTTCCGATACTGTTAATAGTCCCCAGACATCCTTTATTTCAGCCGTTGGATACAGGGTACCATATTCACCCAAGTCAAAAAGATTACTGGGGTTAAATCTGATTCCCATTTTTATCAACTTTATGGTCAGGACAGGCTGTTTTGTAAAAACAGCAACGTAGTCGCTGAATATTTTTTGATGTTCTTCTTCCCTTAATTGCTCCAATCTAACGATCGCTTTTCCATCGTAATGATCAGCACGTGATGTTATTTCTTTATTCAATTGTTTACCTGGCAAATCAAACTGATAAGTCCTTTTGATAAGCTCCGGAAAATTGGCACTGGAATCGATCTTAGTAGTCCATTCAGGGTTCTTTTCATATAATAAATAGCCATAAATAGGCCCTGTCATATATGGGAAAGAACGTATCAGCGAGTTGTGTTCACTGGCATGGGTTATAATCTTGTACAAATGATGCTTTATACTATCCTTTGCTCTGCCAAGCATTACCCCGGTGTACTCAGCAAGCCCTTCATTCATTTCGAGCACTCTTTCATTGTCGAATGTTTTTGGGAAAAGCTTTTGTCTTTTGTCCCTGAACAATAGCGCGCTAATCAAATCTTCTTGCCGCTGGTTTAAAGGTTTGCTTAAAGCGGTTTTCAGGGCTTGGAGTTCTAGTAAAAGATAGATACGCCCATTCATTGTACTCAAATGATCCGCTGTTGGGCTATGCATGGGAAACCCGAGTTTCTGCTGTACACTGTGAAATAATTCGTGCATCACCAGGTTCAACCGATCATCATGATCTTGCGGCAAAGGCCACAATATCACCGACCATAAAGTCCCCTGCCACTTAACAGAAGTATTTGCCACCATCACATCTTTTGGCAATAACCCCTTGTAAATTTCACCTTCCTGTCTCAAAATACCTGCGCTATCTGGCATATTTGCGTAGGTAATTCTTGATTTTTGGTCTACAAATAACATCGGGCC
The nucleotide sequence above comes from Dyadobacter subterraneus. Encoded proteins:
- a CDS encoding nuclear transport factor 2 family protein, which translates into the protein MDAQFLKTFQENHVAAWNERNREKRDKLLKTIYAEDIKMYDPNSIIQSLAEVSDFIGMLQVQDPDFYFSVAKTIDSTQNGARLYGNIGTKEKPDIMNSMDFFLIENDKATHLYVFMEPAS
- a CDS encoding helix-turn-helix domain-containing protein — encoded protein: MLHITGIVISIFLSIILFTKRGKSRADLTLAFWLLLMAAHLFCYYLLASDKFLEFPYFLGLEIAMPLLHGPFLFFYTTLLTGKTIRRLSWYFHFLPSILIYLALSKFFLLSAAEKIFIYENNGIGYLGLLKIIHFAILPSGIAYIIMSLHLIEKYSQNISNLVSHPEKINLNWLRNLIMGMCIIWLSILLGNDISTFTLVDLFILFIGYFGIKQLGLFTNKVIALPNGNLEMELVGAIRDEPLRVKYQKSTIGDLLLSEIHLQVRQLMQQEKLFKDPELSLNKLAHQLNIHPNALSQVINTVENKNFYDYINELRIEEFKGILMRPENHRFTLLALAYEVGFNSKTSFNRNFKKKIGLSPTAYLKQQKIQLQATI
- a CDS encoding DUF2306 domain-containing protein produces the protein MKKKIFWILFGFFSITIGLYPLKYFLTDKTIGILNAKPNWLLTNGAWCISFYTHIALGGISLLVGWLQFSPRLRSTNVKVHRHIGQIYVLSALLSSFSGFYIALYADGGFWASLGFSILGIIWFCTTLMAYITIKNQRIVLHQVLMIYSYAACFAAVTLRIWLPVLILIIGNYGRAYIAVAWLCWIPNMLVAHWITKKSVQKSR
- a CDS encoding outer membrane beta-barrel family protein, whose amino-acid sequence is MRLFVLISIWYLFTNSGGFVSAQSSKVRGKIVENTKEAGLGFASVSLVRLPDSLTVSTQFTNGEGGYAFEDVKPGSYLITASFIGYEKGKSASFEISATDLTVRTLMLITSTNTLSEFTVKGNKPLLEKKIDRMVFNLSNSLAAKGTDLIQALAWLPMLKVQESEISIIGKGGVSVMINERIVQLRGNELVNYLKTLRSDDIEKIEIITTPPAKYEAQGTGGLINIVLKKNQSLGWRGSLGTSYSQNNYPSYANNLALFFRSKKLRSSLTFNQSKYRYIIKESFNITGRPSEIISDEKRIGNSPGLQTGISIDYELNKHNNIGLIYNISDNKSNTTFGNSYSFITDSIIDSVLNTTGKFSRPLFAQTLNIYHDLKLDSAGKKLSSSVNFFMNKPEMRNDFISESENTYVSVQNNNLSKYNIWSVQSDLTLPYNWAKIETGIKLANFNNNANVEYYNYTGEGFFLDKTRSNEFNYTESNLASYFSMESELSERWSAKAGLRYEYTLMDGYSPTLDQRNRRNYGALFPTAYIVYKAGKNHVFSLNYSRRINRPSLNSLNPFAYYTNIYTYSTGNPLLLPSYSNNVEVNYLYKGMFSFTVFTQHTSDIISNLTTVNGPSLVTSRGNFLTQDNLGAYLSFNRSLSKWWENSVYVSFLYASPKSKIAAIRTPSGTSASFSINNSFNATTLLSFYLNYNQNLPSTDRNVYTYTQRSFRMGARIKLLDNNLIISPAYFLGTVSKYDFHYSEFVQTTKTDYNYNTFTLSLSYSFGRSKVSGNNKDIRFDEKRRAQ
- a CDS encoding vWA domain-containing protein; the protein is MEKILTLFLCWQLLICHAQKINTPVNLASAYFKEAEMAAANQKFWSVKLYGPMLFVDQKSRITYANMPDSAGILRQEGEIYKGLLPKDVMVANTSVKWQGTLWSVILWPLPQDHDDRLNLVMHELFHSVQQKLGFPMHSPTADHLSTMNGRIYLLLELQALKTALSKPLNQRQEDLISALLFRDKRQKLFPKTFDNERVLEMNEGLAEYTGVMLGRAKDSIKHHLYKIITHASEHNSLIRSFPYMTGPIYGYLLYEKNPEWTTKIDSSANFPELIKRTYQFDLPGKQLNKEITSRADHYDGKAIVRLEQLREEEHQKIFSDYVAVFTKQPVLTIKLIKMGIRFNPSNLFDLGEYGTLYPTAEIKDVWGLLTVSEGGVLMKDWSLISLPAGQGISVNGQVIEGKGWKITLQADWELVKKNSSHYVLANKK